One part of the Mariniflexile litorale genome encodes these proteins:
- the rpmA gene encoding 50S ribosomal protein L27, with translation MAHKKGVGSSKNGRESESKRLGVKIFGGQAAIAGNIIVRQRGNTHHPGENVYSSKDHTLHAYVDGVVKFTKKKDNKSYVSIEPFEV, from the coding sequence ATGGCTCATAAAAAAGGGGTAGGTAGTTCTAAGAATGGTAGAGAATCAGAATCAAAACGTTTAGGTGTTAAGATTTTTGGTGGTCAAGCTGCTATTGCAGGAAACATTATCGTAAGACAAAGAGGAAATACACATCACCCAGGTGAAAATGTGTATTCTTCAAAAGATCATACATTACACGCATATGTTGATGGCGTTGTAAAATTCACAAAGAAAAAAGATAACAAATCTTATGTTTCTATTGAACCTTTTGAGGTTTAA
- the pnuC gene encoding nicotinamide riboside transporter PnuC, whose product MSHIFDFFLNTYKNKETFIVILEAIVLVTGIASVWYAKKENILVYPTGLIATIISVYLLLKDKLYGDMMINFYFSVMSIYGWWNWSRTKNNEKVVKISRTNTKEKIMGFGLFILTLSFTYIVYTVFGEEITTSNYVDMFTSGLFFTAMWYMAKKKIENWILWIVADIITIPLYAYRGWGMLSFQYLIFTILAIQAYLLWKKSIANNLQTV is encoded by the coding sequence ATGAGTCATATTTTTGATTTTTTCTTAAATACCTACAAAAATAAAGAGACTTTTATAGTTATATTAGAAGCCATTGTTTTAGTTACGGGAATTGCAAGTGTTTGGTATGCAAAAAAAGAAAACATTTTAGTCTATCCTACGGGATTAATTGCAACAATTATTTCAGTTTATCTTTTATTAAAAGATAAACTCTATGGCGACATGATGATAAATTTTTACTTTTCCGTAATGAGTATATATGGTTGGTGGAATTGGTCACGAACTAAAAATAACGAAAAAGTAGTTAAAATATCTAGAACGAATACCAAGGAAAAAATTATGGGGTTTGGGTTGTTTATTTTAACATTAAGTTTTACATATATAGTTTATACAGTTTTTGGAGAAGAAATAACAACCTCTAATTATGTTGATATGTTTACATCCGGTCTGTTTTTTACAGCGATGTGGTATATGGCAAAAAAGAAGATTGAAAATTGGATATTGTGGATTGTAGCTGACATCATTACCATTCCGCTTTACGCATATAGAGGGTGGGGAATGCTTTCGTTTCAATACCTTATATTTACAATTTTAGCGATTCAAGCTTATTTATTATGGAAGAAAAGTATAGCCAACAACCTTCAAACTGTATAA
- a CDS encoding heavy metal-associated domain-containing protein: MIKSVKNIMMVVLIAVFAMSCKNETKPEVKTVEMTTEVTSTIDPNATYAKAEFTIDGMTCAMGCAKTIEKKIAKMEGVKSAIVDFDKKLAMVEYNEAKVTPDLLEKTVTSVSDSYIVSDMKTASN, encoded by the coding sequence ATGATAAAGTCAGTAAAAAATATAATGATGGTTGTGTTAATAGCTGTATTTGCTATGAGTTGTAAAAATGAAACCAAACCCGAGGTTAAAACTGTTGAAATGACTACAGAAGTGACTAGCACCATCGACCCGAACGCGACTTACGCTAAAGCGGAATTCACTATTGATGGTATGACTTGCGCCATGGGTTGCGCTAAAACTATTGAAAAGAAAATTGCTAAAATGGAGGGGGTGAAATCTGCAATAGTTGATTTTGATAAAAAATTAGCTATGGTAGAATATAATGAAGCTAAGGTTACCCCTGATTTATTAGAAAAAACGGTGACTTCAGTGTCGGATAGTTATATAGTGAGTGATATGAAAACCGCTAGTAACTAA
- the ahcY gene encoding adenosylhomocysteinase — MSTKTIPYVANKVKDISLAAWGRKEIELAEAEMPGLMSLREEYGNSQPLKGSRIAGCLHMTIQTAVLIETLQALGAQVTWSSCNIFSTQDQAAAAIAAAGTSVYAWKDMTEEEFDWCIEQTLFFGEDRQPLNMILDDGGDLTNMVLDRFPELVPGIKGLSEETTTGVHRLYERVKKGTLPMPAINVNDSVTKSKFDNKYGCKESAVDAIRRATDLMLAGKRVVVCGYGDVGKGTAASFKGAGSIVTVTEIDPICALQAAMDGFEVKKLETIAPNADIIITTTGNKDIVRGEHFEAVKDKTIICNIGHFDNEIDMAWLKKNHGHTKNTIKPQVDKYTVNGKDIIILAEGRLVNLGCATGHPSFVMSNSFTNQTLAQIELWTNSDAYQNDVYMLPKHLDEKVAKLHLAKIGVELTELKPYQAEYIGVTVEGPYKPEYYRY; from the coding sequence ATGAGTACAAAAACAATTCCTTACGTAGCCAACAAAGTAAAAGACATTTCGCTTGCTGCTTGGGGGCGAAAAGAAATAGAATTAGCCGAGGCCGAAATGCCCGGACTTATGAGTTTACGTGAAGAATACGGAAATTCGCAACCTCTTAAAGGCTCACGTATTGCAGGATGTTTGCATATGACCATTCAAACGGCCGTTTTAATTGAAACTTTACAAGCCTTAGGAGCCCAAGTTACTTGGAGTTCTTGTAACATTTTCTCAACACAAGACCAAGCTGCTGCTGCTATTGCTGCGGCAGGAACTTCTGTTTATGCTTGGAAAGATATGACCGAAGAAGAATTTGATTGGTGTATTGAACAAACTCTTTTCTTTGGTGAAGACAGACAACCACTTAACATGATCCTAGATGACGGTGGCGATTTAACCAATATGGTTTTAGATCGTTTTCCAGAATTGGTTCCTGGTATTAAAGGCTTGAGTGAAGAAACCACTACAGGTGTACACAGACTATACGAACGTGTTAAAAAAGGAACATTACCAATGCCTGCTATTAACGTAAATGATTCGGTTACAAAATCTAAATTCGATAACAAATACGGTTGTAAAGAAAGCGCTGTAGATGCTATCCGTCGCGCTACCGATTTAATGCTTGCTGGGAAACGCGTTGTTGTTTGTGGTTATGGCGATGTTGGGAAAGGTACCGCTGCTTCATTTAAAGGCGCAGGAAGTATTGTAACAGTAACAGAAATCGACCCTATTTGTGCTTTACAAGCTGCTATGGATGGTTTTGAAGTTAAAAAATTAGAAACTATTGCTCCCAATGCCGATATTATCATAACCACAACAGGAAATAAAGATATTGTTCGTGGGGAACATTTTGAAGCCGTAAAAGACAAAACTATTATTTGTAATATCGGACATTTTGATAATGAAATTGATATGGCTTGGTTAAAGAAAAATCACGGTCACACAAAAAACACTATCAAACCTCAAGTAGATAAATATACCGTAAACGGAAAAGATATTATTATTCTTGCTGAAGGTCGTTTAGTAAATTTAGGTTGCGCTACAGGTCATCCAAGTTTTGTAATGAGTAATTCCTTTACGAACCAAACCTTGGCTCAAATAGAACTTTGGACCAATAGTGATGCTTATCAAAATGATGTGTATATGTTACCAAAACATTTGGATGAAAAAGTTGCAAAATTACACTTAGCTAAAATTGGTGTTGAACTTACCGAATTAAAACCTTACCAAGCAGAATACATAGGTGTAACGGTAGAAGGCCCTTACAAACCTGAATATTATAGATATTAA
- a CDS encoding TonB-dependent receptor, translated as MRKHYVFLLIALISSLAGYAQNGNIRGIIADENGITVPGANVMIEELKKGAVSDFDGNFILVNIPEGTYHLLIKYLGYSDFKKEVVVSNGQTSTLNVTLSSNNTELDEVEVTGYSLGSQARALNTQKNKQNITNIVSTDQIGKFPDANIGDAVKRIPGITMQVDQGEARNIIIRGLSPQLNSVTLNGSRIPSAEGDNRNVQMDLIPADMIQTIEVNKAITPDMDADALGGSVNLITKTSPQGFRLSATAGSGINDITDKRILNGSFLLGDRSNDGKFGYMLSASFNDNDFGSDNVEAEWEDEFEYNAFDDEDNLEEVDVNPYAKVSEIREYLVQRIRRSFSANFDYKLNENNNIYLKSIYNWRDDRENRFRLEQEILDGEDIEPGDFTVDGNGNLTSFPIEAKRQTKGGIDNNRSKNRRLEDQRMFNFSLGGEHLIKALQIDWMASFSKASEERLNERYLEYESEYGVTFNNNLDKPLFTPFDVVESSYTNFEFDELTEENQYTEEKDVNLFANFKLPLNIFQHKDGFLKFGTRARLKNKNRDNNFFEYSPETSDLDLLGGVPTRNYSDKDFLAGSQYAVGNFATPEYLGALNLYDVAQFEAENLPEEYLTANFDVNENVYAGYAMTNQKLSDKLSMLMGVRIEHTEINSIGNELIFDEDGDYAGTNELKDENSYTNVLPGIHLKYDVSNKTVLRFAWTNTLARPNYVDLVPYQEVNNEDEEIYLGNSELNPTTSMNFDVMAEHYFKSVGIISAGVFYKDIQDFVYTSQSEDTNGYEVYQPLNGDGATVFGTEFSLQRQLDFLPGFAKNLSIYLNYTYLTSDAKGIKNEDGEERNDLDLPQTSPNMFNASLGYATKKLSLRLSGNYSDAYIDEIGGRAFEDRYYDEQFFLDLNANISINKNLSLYADLNNITNQPLRYFQGVKSRTMQMEYYGRRLTFGLKYDLFKKN; from the coding sequence ATGAGAAAACACTATGTATTTTTATTAATAGCATTAATATCATCCTTAGCAGGATATGCACAAAATGGAAACATAAGAGGTATTATTGCCGACGAAAATGGTATAACGGTTCCAGGCGCTAATGTTATGATAGAGGAACTTAAAAAAGGAGCTGTTTCAGATTTTGACGGAAACTTTATTTTAGTTAATATTCCAGAAGGAACTTATCATCTTTTAATTAAGTATTTAGGGTATTCAGACTTTAAAAAAGAAGTGGTTGTTTCAAATGGTCAAACAAGTACTTTAAATGTAACATTAAGTTCTAATAATACTGAATTAGATGAAGTTGAAGTTACAGGATACTCTTTAGGGAGTCAAGCCAGAGCTTTAAACACTCAAAAAAACAAACAAAACATTACCAATATTGTTTCAACCGACCAAATTGGGAAATTTCCAGATGCTAATATTGGTGATGCGGTAAAGCGTATTCCAGGTATTACTATGCAGGTTGATCAAGGGGAAGCTCGCAATATTATCATTCGTGGCTTATCACCACAATTAAACTCCGTAACCTTAAATGGAAGTCGTATTCCTTCTGCCGAAGGCGATAACCGTAACGTACAAATGGATTTAATTCCAGCCGATATGATTCAAACCATTGAAGTTAATAAAGCAATTACGCCCGATATGGATGCAGATGCTTTGGGAGGCTCTGTTAATTTAATAACTAAAACATCACCTCAAGGATTTCGTTTATCAGCAACTGCTGGCTCTGGTATTAATGACATTACGGATAAAAGAATTCTAAATGGATCTTTTCTATTAGGAGATAGAAGCAATGACGGGAAATTTGGATATATGCTTTCTGCATCTTTTAACGATAATGATTTTGGAAGTGACAATGTTGAAGCTGAATGGGAAGATGAATTTGAATACAATGCCTTTGATGATGAAGATAATTTAGAAGAAGTAGATGTAAATCCATATGCTAAAGTATCTGAAATTAGAGAGTATTTGGTGCAACGTATTCGTCGTAGTTTTTCGGCAAATTTTGATTATAAATTAAACGAAAACAATAATATTTATTTAAAATCAATCTATAACTGGAGAGACGATCGCGAAAATAGATTCCGATTAGAACAAGAAATTTTAGATGGTGAAGATATTGAACCCGGCGATTTTACAGTAGATGGCAATGGAAACCTAACTTCATTCCCTATTGAAGCTAAAAGACAAACTAAAGGTGGTATTGATAACAACCGCAGTAAAAACAGACGTTTAGAAGATCAACGTATGTTTAACTTTAGCTTAGGTGGTGAGCATTTAATTAAAGCATTACAAATAGATTGGATGGCTTCTTTTTCAAAAGCTTCAGAAGAGCGTTTAAACGAACGCTATTTAGAGTATGAAAGCGAGTATGGGGTAACATTTAATAATAATTTAGACAAACCATTATTTACACCTTTTGATGTTGTTGAGTCTAGTTATACTAACTTTGAATTTGATGAATTAACAGAAGAAAATCAATATACAGAAGAAAAAGATGTTAACTTATTTGCTAATTTTAAATTGCCTCTAAATATTTTTCAACATAAAGATGGTTTTCTAAAATTTGGAACACGTGCCAGATTAAAAAACAAAAATAGAGATAATAATTTCTTTGAATACAGTCCAGAGACATCTGACTTAGATTTATTAGGTGGTGTACCAACCCGTAATTATTCTGATAAAGATTTTTTAGCTGGTAGCCAATATGCTGTTGGGAACTTCGCAACTCCAGAATATTTAGGAGCTTTAAATTTATATGATGTAGCACAGTTTGAAGCAGAAAATCTTCCAGAAGAATACCTTACTGCTAATTTTGATGTCAATGAAAATGTGTATGCAGGCTACGCGATGACTAACCAAAAACTATCAGATAAATTAAGTATGCTAATGGGTGTTAGAATAGAACATACCGAAATCAACAGCATAGGAAACGAACTAATTTTTGATGAAGATGGCGATTACGCAGGAACAAACGAGTTAAAAGATGAAAACTCATATACAAACGTATTACCTGGAATTCATTTAAAATATGATGTATCAAACAAAACAGTATTGCGTTTTGCGTGGACAAATACTTTGGCAAGACCAAATTATGTAGACTTAGTACCTTATCAAGAAGTTAATAACGAAGACGAGGAAATTTATTTAGGTAATTCAGAATTAAATCCAACCACATCTATGAATTTTGATGTGATGGCAGAACATTATTTCAAGTCCGTTGGAATTATTTCTGCAGGTGTATTCTATAAAGATATACAAGATTTTGTGTACACCAGTCAGTCAGAAGACACCAATGGCTACGAAGTATACCAACCATTAAATGGCGATGGCGCTACGGTGTTTGGCACAGAATTTTCTTTACAACGTCAGTTAGATTTTTTACCCGGTTTTGCAAAGAACTTGAGTATTTACTTAAATTACACCTATCTAACATCTGATGCCAAAGGTATTAAAAATGAAGATGGTGAAGAACGTAACGATTTAGATTTACCTCAAACCTCACCAAATATGTTTAATGCTTCTTTAGGTTATGCAACTAAAAAATTAAGTCTGCGTTTATCTGGAAATTATTCTGATGCTTATATAGATGAAATTGGTGGTCGTGCGTTTGAAGACAGATATTATGATGAGCAATTTTTTTTAGATTTGAACGCCAATATTTCAATAAATAAAAACTTAAGTCTGTATGCCGATTTGAATAACATCACCAACCAGCCGTTGCGTTATTTTCAAGGGGTGAAGTCTAGAACTATGCAAATGGAATATTATGGCAGGCGCTTAACCTTTGGTTTAAAATACGATTTGTTTAAGAAAAACTAA
- the gldD gene encoding gliding motility lipoprotein GldD — protein sequence MKHNFYLLVIIIMCFSCGQGDYIPKPKAYLRLDYPEAQYKKINAEVPFYFETNNLVSKIKYKNLAAAKESYGINIEYPSLKGTIFITYKAIEGDSKILTEYLRDAQKFTLEHTVKADEIPVFPYENKERKVYGVFSEVKGNVASPAQFYVTDSIQHFLVGSLYFYAKPNYDSILPAANYLQKDMIHIMETIVWK from the coding sequence ATGAAGCATAATTTTTACTTACTAGTTATAATTATCATGTGTTTTTCATGTGGACAAGGAGATTATATTCCAAAACCTAAGGCATATTTAAGATTAGATTATCCTGAAGCACAGTATAAAAAAATTAATGCTGAAGTACCGTTTTATTTTGAAACAAACAATTTAGTGTCTAAAATTAAGTACAAAAATTTAGCAGCAGCCAAAGAAAGCTATGGTATTAATATAGAATACCCTTCATTAAAAGGGACTATTTTTATAACTTACAAGGCCATAGAAGGCGATTCAAAAATCTTAACCGAATATCTTAGAGACGCTCAAAAGTTCACTTTAGAGCATACCGTAAAGGCAGATGAGATTCCAGTGTTTCCTTATGAAAATAAAGAACGAAAAGTGTATGGCGTTTTTTCTGAAGTAAAAGGAAATGTAGCATCGCCAGCACAATTTTATGTAACCGACAGCATACAGCACTTCTTAGTAGGATCACTTTATTTCTACGCAAAACCCAATTACGATTCTATATTACCTGCAGCAAATTATTTGCAAAAGGACATGATACATATTATGGAAACCATTGTTTGGAAATAA
- a CDS encoding phytase gives MNKIKANIIFGITVLLLGCAAKLPEIVATTVTEKTPHDTDDPAIWINKNDPEASIVFGTDKDEINGGVYAFNLDGKIIKGKSITNISYPNNVDLEYGFKLNDSTSTDIIVFSEREKNQIRLFSVPDMIPLDDGGFKVFEDETTIEMKRPMGVALYKNPETGQISVFVSRKNGPTEGYLYQYELVSDSLGVKVNLLRKIGNFSGQKEIEAIAVDDEAGFLYYSDEGVGIRKYHANPEKGDAEIVLFGSEHFKDDIEGIAIAKYHDRGYLIVSNQQAHTFNIFNLETHAFIKELNLGTLETDGCDVTTTALGSKFPNGLFVSMNDEKNFFFHDLSKLKLIE, from the coding sequence ATGAATAAAATAAAAGCAAATATCATTTTTGGAATCACCGTATTGTTATTAGGTTGTGCAGCCAAATTACCAGAAATAGTAGCCACAACCGTAACGGAAAAAACACCACACGATACCGATGATCCTGCTATTTGGATAAATAAAAACGATCCAGAAGCTAGTATTGTTTTTGGTACCGATAAAGATGAAATTAATGGCGGTGTGTATGCGTTCAATTTAGATGGAAAAATCATTAAAGGGAAAAGCATCACCAATATTAGTTACCCGAATAACGTCGATTTAGAGTACGGGTTTAAATTAAACGATTCCACTTCAACAGATATCATCGTGTTTTCCGAAAGAGAAAAAAACCAAATACGTTTATTTTCAGTACCAGATATGATACCTTTAGATGATGGTGGTTTTAAAGTTTTTGAAGATGAAACCACTATTGAAATGAAACGACCTATGGGAGTAGCGCTCTATAAAAACCCTGAAACAGGACAAATTTCGGTTTTTGTAAGTAGAAAGAATGGTCCAACAGAAGGCTATTTATATCAATATGAATTGGTTTCAGATTCTTTAGGTGTGAAAGTTAATTTACTTAGAAAAATAGGAAACTTTAGTGGACAAAAAGAAATTGAAGCTATTGCAGTTGATGATGAAGCGGGGTTTCTATATTATTCAGATGAAGGCGTAGGTATTAGAAAATACCATGCAAATCCAGAAAAAGGAGACGCCGAAATAGTGCTTTTTGGAAGCGAACATTTTAAAGATGACATTGAAGGTATTGCTATTGCGAAGTATCACGACAGAGGTTATTTAATAGTGTCAAATCAACAAGCGCATACCTTTAATATATTTAATTTGGAAACCCATGCATTTATAAAAGAGCTTAATTTAGGTACTTTGGAAACCGATGGTTGTGATGTAACAACTACCGCTTTAGGAAGTAAATTTCCAAACGGATTATTTGTATCTATGAACGATGAAAAGAATTTCTTTTTTCATGATTTGTCAAAACTCAAGTTAATAGAATAA
- a CDS encoding DUF4199 domain-containing protein — protein sequence MKKISLPIRFGFVTSAVLIAYFLILALFHKHVNPAFSFFNAIITAFGVYEAIRLSKLESRETFSYGEGFKTGLITGFIATMLFTIFFLFYATEFSPDFLPELLKEMHGGLGADVGLITFVVAIMGFATTVVSTLAVMQLFKNSKNLA from the coding sequence ATGAAAAAAATATCGCTTCCTATTAGGTTTGGATTTGTTACGAGTGCTGTATTAATTGCTTATTTTTTAATTTTAGCATTATTTCATAAGCATGTAAATCCAGCATTTAGTTTTTTTAATGCTATTATAACTGCTTTTGGAGTTTATGAAGCCATAAGACTAAGTAAACTTGAAAGCCGTGAGACGTTTTCATACGGTGAAGGTTTTAAAACAGGGCTCATTACCGGCTTTATTGCCACTATGCTTTTTACCATATTCTTCTTGTTTTATGCCACTGAGTTTAGTCCTGATTTTTTGCCAGAATTACTTAAAGAAATGCATGGAGGACTTGGGGCTGATGTGGGTTTAATAACCTTTGTGGTAGCTATTATGGGGTTTGCAACTACGGTAGTTTCGACCCTCGCTGTAATGCAACTTTTTAAGAACAGTAAAAATCTTGCCTAA
- a CDS encoding geranylgeranylglyceryl/heptaprenylglyceryl phosphate synthase produces the protein MKNIYQSILKSASTKEKLLAVLIDPDKFSIEKTKDFITKVHASIITHVFVGGSTVEEGVTNVLVAAIRKETKLPIILFPGDVTQITNHADALLFLSLISGRNPDYLIGKHVESISKLRNTSLEVLPTGYILIESGKNTAVENVTATLPIPKNHTQKIVDTAKAGELLGMKLIYLEAGSGAKEAVSKTIISAVKKELQIPLIVGGGIRNRQQLENAYNFGANMVVIGTAFEEDETFFDDLKK, from the coding sequence ATAAAAAACATATACCAAAGCATACTAAAGTCGGCTTCTACTAAAGAGAAGCTTTTAGCGGTTTTAATAGACCCCGATAAATTTTCTATTGAAAAGACTAAAGATTTTATAACCAAAGTCCACGCCTCTATAATAACTCATGTTTTTGTAGGAGGAAGTACTGTTGAAGAAGGCGTTACCAACGTTTTAGTAGCCGCAATAAGAAAAGAAACCAAACTTCCTATTATTCTATTTCCTGGTGATGTTACTCAAATTACTAATCATGCGGATGCCTTATTGTTTTTAAGTTTGATTTCTGGTAGAAATCCAGACTACTTAATAGGAAAACATGTAGAGTCTATTTCAAAATTAAGAAACACAAGTTTAGAGGTGCTTCCCACAGGATATATTTTAATTGAAAGTGGAAAAAATACAGCTGTAGAAAATGTTACAGCAACGCTACCAATACCCAAAAATCATACTCAAAAAATAGTTGATACTGCTAAAGCGGGTGAATTATTAGGAATGAAGCTTATTTACTTAGAAGCGGGCAGTGGAGCAAAAGAGGCTGTTTCAAAAACTATTATTTCAGCAGTAAAAAAGGAATTACAAATACCTTTAATTGTTGGCGGAGGCATTAGAAATAGACAACAACTAGAAAACGCTTATAATTTTGGTGCCAATATGGTCGTTATTGGTACTGCTTTTGAGGAAGATGAAACGTTTTTTGACGATTTAAAAAAGTAA
- the rplU gene encoding 50S ribosomal protein L21 — protein sequence MYAIVEIAGQQFKVVKDQKVFVHRLQTEEGKQVAFDNVLLIGDGDNVTVGAPAIDGAQVGAKVLKHLKGDKVIVFKKKRRKGYRKKNGHRQSLTEIVIESIATSGAKKAAKVEKVEAKKATPAKAEPKAAAPKTEAKPAAKKATGKADDLKKIEGAGPKAAEALVNAGLDTFAKIAKAKPEELSAILTEASSRLSHIVTDTWPKQAKLAADGKWDELKELQDKLDGGIEK from the coding sequence ATGTACGCAATTGTAGAGATAGCAGGGCAACAATTTAAAGTTGTTAAAGACCAAAAGGTTTTTGTACACCGTTTACAAACAGAAGAAGGAAAGCAAGTGGCTTTTGATAATGTTCTTCTAATTGGTGATGGTGACAATGTAACCGTAGGCGCCCCAGCTATAGACGGAGCTCAAGTAGGAGCAAAAGTCTTAAAGCACCTTAAAGGTGATAAAGTTATAGTTTTCAAAAAGAAAAGACGTAAAGGTTACCGTAAGAAAAACGGTCACCGTCAATCTTTAACAGAAATTGTAATTGAAAGTATTGCTACTTCTGGAGCTAAAAAAGCAGCCAAAGTAGAAAAAGTGGAAGCTAAAAAAGCGACACCAGCAAAAGCAGAGCCAAAAGCTGCTGCTCCAAAAACAGAAGCAAAACCAGCTGCTAAAAAAGCAACAGGAAAAGCGGATGATTTGAAAAAAATTGAAGGTGCGGGACCTAAAGCTGCTGAAGCATTAGTAAATGCAGGTTTAGATACTTTTGCTAAAATAGCAAAAGCAAAACCAGAAGAATTAAGTGCAATTCTTACGGAAGCTAGCTCAAGATTATCTCATATCGTTACAGATACATGGCCAAAGCAAGCTAAATTAGCTGCAGATGGTAAGTGGGATGAATTAAAAGAATTACAGGACAAATTAGATGGTGGTATTGAAAAGTAA
- a CDS encoding 4'-phosphopantetheinyl transferase superfamily protein: MPLYKIITPNSQTVVKIWKITESFNDLMQAVNLKPKSLERVLGMKSEMHQRGFLSVRCLLKAFGYEDVDLSYDENGKPYLKDGKHISITHSFHFSGVIVSDAIIGIDIEKQRDKISTIAHKFINYEASYLKNTVSDYIKKLTIIWCIKESLYKLFATPGLSFKQHCLVIPISDNEQETIAWIDYEDIKQRYQVQFLEFEGFTCAYAIK, from the coding sequence ATGCCTCTTTATAAAATTATTACTCCAAATTCGCAAACAGTTGTTAAAATCTGGAAGATTACAGAGTCTTTTAATGATTTAATGCAAGCCGTAAACTTAAAACCTAAAAGTTTAGAGCGTGTTTTAGGTATGAAAAGTGAAATGCACCAACGCGGATTTTTAAGTGTACGCTGTTTATTAAAAGCGTTTGGTTACGAAGATGTCGATTTGTCTTATGATGAAAATGGTAAACCATATTTAAAAGATGGTAAACACATTTCAATTACACATTCATTTCATTTTTCGGGAGTAATAGTTAGTGATGCTATTATTGGTATTGACATCGAAAAGCAACGGGATAAAATTAGTACGATAGCTCATAAATTTATAAATTATGAGGCTAGTTATTTAAAAAATACAGTTTCAGACTATATTAAAAAACTAACTATTATTTGGTGTATAAAAGAATCACTATACAAACTATTTGCAACACCAGGTTTGAGTTTTAAACAGCACTGTTTAGTGATTCCGATATCGGATAATGAGCAAGAAACCATTGCTTGGATTGATTATGAAGACATAAAGCAGCGTTATCAAGTTCAATTTTTAGAGTTTGAAGGTTTTACCTGCGCGTATGCCATAAAATAA